A region from the Pelobates fuscus isolate aPelFus1 chromosome 3, aPelFus1.pri, whole genome shotgun sequence genome encodes:
- the LOC134601900 gene encoding extracellular calcium-sensing receptor-like: MDWLPVGKMLVVSSSVVRFHFESYQQLQTLRFALDDINSNPHILSNITLGFQAYDSCAVLQYDLQGALQVLTGQESVIPNYRCLNDVPLSSIIGPAISTHSILVAHVLGIYNYPQISYFSTSALLSEKREKSSFFRTVPSDAFQSKGLAHLVLHLGWTWVGLVATDNDYGQLGIQLLRQEIVKAGACVAFTENILTSYPNRNAPHIVKVMKLSTAKVVVIYSTDFDIVPLLDEMVKQNITQNILVASEGWSTSTVASLGIFSTLLSGTIGLALHSGTIPGLKEFLNMIHPFMSLGRDWVKIFWEKAFNCRFVTDKNETVYLNTSMKECTGAENLGHLQNAYNDVSSLRATYSFYNAIQVVVKALEDMKNCKKGEGPFSHGLCADIWNFRPWQFLHYVKKVRFKLNSGRTIYFDENGDPPAVYDIINWQLSPSGAMRYVKVGSYDTAAPQGNIFTINTSAIMWSSGDNKPQVPVSVCSLSCPPGFWKASRKGEPVCCFQCVPCPQGEISNQTDSFTCVQCPWDMWPNPEKSKCLPKTIDYLSYEDTLGTTLATASAISSLVPVGVLKLFIQFKSTPIVKANNYSLSCLLLVSLSFCFLSSLAFIGYPQPKNCLLRQVAFGMVFTLCISCILAKTIMVVFAFIATKPGSNLRKFSNHWVSYMIIMICLLVQFILCITWLSVSPPFPEQNTGTQNKLIILQCNEGSATAFWCMLGYLGLLATVSFIVAFLARRLPDRFNEAKFITFSMLAFLSVWVSFIPASLSAQSKYTVAMEIFAILGSSWALTVCMFVPKCFIIMFKPNLNSRENLMKQFSSPID; encoded by the exons ATGGACTGGTTACCTGTTGGTAAGATGTTGGTGGTTTCGAGCTCGGTGGTAAG GTTCCACTTTGAGAGTTACCAGCAACTCCAAACCCTGCGATTTGCTCTGGATGACATTAATTCAAATCCACATATCCTCTCGAACATCACTCTTGGTTTTCAAGCATATGATTCATGTGCAGTTCTTCAGTATGACCTACAAGGTGCTTTGCAAGTGTTGACAGGACAGGAAAGCGTCATCCCAAATTACCGATGTCTTAATGATGTTCCTCTCTCTTCCATAATTGGACCTGCTATCTCCACACACTCAATTCTTGTGGCTCATGTTCTAGGAATCTACAATTACCCACAG ATCAGCTATTTTTCAACCAGTGCCCTCCTCagtgaaaaaagagagaaatcctCTTTCTTTAGGACTGTTCCCAGTGATGCCTTCCAGTCTAAAGGACTTGCACATCTAGTGTTGCATTTAGGTTGGACTTGGGTTGGATTAGTAGCTACAGACAATGACTATGGACAACTGGGAATTCAGCTTCTCCGACAAGAGATAGTCAAAGCAGGAGCATGTGTAGCTTTTACTGAAAACATTCTAACAAGTTATCCAAACCGCAATGCTCCACACATAGTCAAAGTAATGAAACTATCAACAGCCAAGGTTGTGGTTATTTATTCCACCGACTTTGATATTGTTCCTCTTCTAGATGAGATGGTAAAGCAGAACATCACACAAAACATACTTGTTGCAAGTGAAGGTTGGTCAACATCTACTGTAGCTTCTTTGGGTATTTTTTCAACACTTCTTTCTGGTACAATCGGTTTAGCCCTCCATAGTGGAACAATACCTGGACTTAAGGAGTTTCTCAATATGATCCATCCCTTCATGTCTTTGGGAAGAGACTGGGTAAAGATATTTTGGGAGAAAGCATTCAATTGCAGGTTTGTGACTGATAAAAATGAAACAGTATATCTAAACACATCCATGAAAGAGTGCACAGGAGCAGAAAATCTAGGACATTTGCAAAATGCATACAATGATGTATCCAGTTTAAGAGCTACTTATAGCTTCTACAATGCAATCCAAGTTGTGGTCAAAGCTTTGGAAGATATGAAAAACTGCAAAAAAGGAGAAGGACCATTTTCTCATGGGCTGTGTGCTGACATTTGGAATTTCAGGCCATGGCAG TTCCTTCACTATGTGAAAAAGGTGAGGTTCAAACTGAACAGTGGAAGAACAATCTACTTTGATGAAAATGGAGACCCACCTGCTGTCTATGACATTATAAATTGGCAGCTAAGTCCTAGTGGTGCCATGAGATATGTCAAAGTGGGCAGCTATGACACTGCAGCTCCCCAGGGTAACATCTTCACCATCAACACAAGTGCCATCATGTGGTCCTCTGGAGACAATAAG CCCCAGGTCCCAGTCTCAGTCTGCAGTCTCAGCTGTCCTCCTGGCTTTTGGAAGGCATCTAGAAAAGGAGAACCTGTCTGCTGCTTCCAGTGTGTCCCTTGTCCACAAGGAGAGATCTCAAATCAAACAG ACTCTTTCACCTGCGTTCAGTGTCCATGGGACATGTGGCCAAATCCAGAGAAATCCAAATGCCTTCCAAAGACTATAGATTATCTCTCCTATGAAGATACATTGGGCACTACGCTGGCTACTGCAAGCGCCATCTCCTCTttggttccagttggagttctgAAGCTTTTCATACAGTTTAAATCAACCCCTATAGTGAAAGCTAACAACTATTCTCTCAGTTGTCTCCTTCTGGTGTCTTTGTCATTCTGCTTCCTCAGCTCCTTGGCTTTTATCGGCTACCCTCAACCAAAGAACTGTCTTCTGCGTCAAGTTGCATTTGGGATGGTTTTTACTCTCTGCATCTCTTGCATCTTGGCCAAAACGATCATGGTGGTTTTTGCCTTCATAGCTACTAAGCCAGGCAGTAACCTAAGGAAGTTCTCAAACCATTGGGTATCCTATATGATTATTATGATATGTTTACTGGTACAGTTTATTTTGTGCATTACTTGGTTGTCAGTCTCTCCTCCTTTTCCAGAACAGAACACAGGGACCCAAAACAAACTTATCATTCTTCAGTGTAATGAAGGCTCAGCCACTGCCTTCTGGTGCATGTTAGGATACCTTGGTCTCCTGGCAACAGTCAGTTTCATTGTTGCCTTCTTGGCCAGGAGACTTCCTGACAGATTCAATGAAGCCAAGTTTATCACCTTTAGCATGCTGGCCTTCCTCAGTGTCTGGGTTTCCTTTATTCCAGCTTCACTCAGTGCTCAGAGCAAGTACACTGTGGCCATGGAGATATTTGCAATCCTGGGTTCCAGCTGGGCCTTGACAGTGTGCATGTTTGttccaaaatgttttattataatgtttaaACCCAATTTGAACTCCAGAGAAAATCTCATGAAGCAATTCAGCAGTCCAATTGATTAG